One genomic window of Actinoplanes lobatus includes the following:
- a CDS encoding acetyl-CoA C-acetyltransferase: MTTEAYLYDAVRTPRGRGKKTGSLHGVKPISLVVGLIDELRRRYPGVDPADIEDVVLGVVSPLGDQGSDIAKTAALAAGLPYESAGVQLNRFCGSGLEAVNIAAQKIRSGWEDLVLAGGVESMSRVPMGSDGGAWAMDPDTALNTDFIPQGISADLIATMDGFSREDVDAFAVGSQQKAAKAWQNGYFDRSVVPVRDRNGLLILDRDEHIRADSTVQSLGKLPASFATIGDQGGFDAVALQKYHWVEKINHVHSAGNSSGIVDGAALVMIGSERAGQRAGLTPRARIVSAALSGADPTIMLTGPAPAARKALAKAGLTVDDLDLVEINEAFAAVVLHFIDDLKLDPEKVNVNGGAIAMGHPLGATGAMILGTLVDELERRGGRYGLATLCIGGGMGIATIVERL; encoded by the coding sequence ATGACGACCGAGGCCTATCTGTACGACGCCGTGCGCACGCCGCGCGGCCGGGGGAAGAAGACCGGATCCCTGCACGGGGTGAAACCCATCTCACTGGTGGTGGGTTTGATCGACGAGCTGCGGCGACGTTACCCGGGCGTGGACCCGGCCGACATCGAGGACGTGGTCCTCGGCGTGGTGTCCCCGCTCGGCGACCAGGGCTCCGACATCGCCAAGACCGCCGCGCTGGCCGCCGGCCTGCCGTACGAGTCGGCCGGCGTCCAGCTCAACCGCTTCTGCGGCTCCGGCCTGGAGGCGGTCAACATCGCCGCCCAGAAGATCCGCTCCGGCTGGGAGGACCTGGTCCTCGCCGGCGGTGTCGAGTCGATGTCGCGGGTGCCGATGGGCTCCGACGGCGGCGCCTGGGCGATGGACCCGGACACCGCGCTGAACACCGACTTCATCCCGCAGGGCATCAGCGCCGACCTGATCGCCACGATGGACGGGTTCAGCCGTGAGGACGTCGACGCCTTCGCCGTCGGCTCCCAGCAGAAGGCGGCGAAGGCCTGGCAGAACGGGTACTTCGACCGTTCCGTCGTCCCGGTCCGTGACCGCAACGGCCTGCTCATCCTCGACCGCGACGAGCACATCCGCGCGGACAGCACGGTGCAGAGCCTGGGCAAACTGCCCGCCTCCTTCGCCACCATCGGCGACCAGGGCGGCTTCGACGCCGTGGCGCTCCAGAAATACCACTGGGTCGAGAAGATCAACCACGTGCACAGCGCCGGCAACTCCTCCGGCATCGTGGACGGCGCGGCACTGGTCATGATCGGCTCCGAGCGGGCCGGGCAGCGCGCCGGGCTCACCCCGCGCGCCCGCATCGTCTCCGCCGCGCTCAGCGGCGCCGACCCCACGATCATGCTGACCGGCCCGGCCCCGGCCGCCCGCAAGGCGCTCGCCAAGGCCGGCCTGACCGTCGACGACCTCGACCTCGTCGAGATCAACGAGGCGTTCGCGGCCGTCGTGCTGCACTTCATCGACGACCTCAAACTCGACCCGGAGAAGGTCAACGTCAACGGCGGCGCGATCGCCATGGGCCACCCGCTGGGCGCCACCGGCGCCATGATCCTCGGCACCCTCGTCGACGAGCTGGAGCGGCGCGGTGGCCGGTACGGCCTGGCCACGCTCTGTATCGGCGGCGGCATGGGCATCGCCACCATCGTCGAACGGCTCTGA
- a CDS encoding 3-hydroxyacyl-CoA dehydrogenase NAD-binding domain-containing protein, which translates to MTDTIRYDRGDDGIVVLTLDDPRRGANTMNDAYVASMEATVSRLEAERDQITGVIITSAKNSWFAGGDLDQLGSVPADQGQDVFDLSTRVKGQLRRLETLGKPVVAAINGSALGGGLELALSCHRRIALNNPKTEIGLPEVTLGLLPAGGGVVRTVRLLGLVNALTQVLLQGTRHRIAAALKLGLVDQVVDTPDELIAAAREWIAANPAAAQPWDTKGYKIPGGTPSTPALASMLPAFPANLRKQLKGAFYPAPRNILSAAVEGAQVDVDTAFVIETRYFVELVTGPVAKNMIKAFFFDLNEVSQRDIGEVPPITKVAVLGAGMMGAAIAYVCARAGLPVVLRDVSLDGAVRGKGYAEKIVAKDVGRGRISEDKGRALLGLITATDQVADLAGADLVIEAVFEDPALKHKVFAEIEGIVAPDALLCSNTSTLPITALADGVQRQADFIGLHFFSPVDKMPLVEVIKGEKTSDLTVRRALDVVRRLRKTPIVVNDSRGFFTSRVIGTFTNEGIAMLAEGVAPASIEQASSQAGYPAPVLQLMDELTLTLPRKIRNEYRAAASAAGQQWEAHPADEVIDRMIDEFGRPGRSGGAGFYEYADGRRTGLWAGLSAFAKPDVTIPFEDLKERMLFIEAIETVKCLDEGVLLSVAEANIGSIFGIGYPGWTGGVLQYINQYEGGLPGFVARARQLAERYGDRFTPPPLLIAKADAGEIFA; encoded by the coding sequence GTGACTGACACCATTCGCTACGACCGCGGTGACGACGGCATCGTCGTGCTCACCCTCGACGACCCGCGCCGCGGCGCCAACACCATGAACGACGCGTACGTCGCCAGCATGGAGGCCACCGTCTCCCGCCTGGAGGCCGAGCGCGACCAGATCACCGGCGTCATCATCACCTCGGCGAAGAACTCCTGGTTCGCCGGCGGTGACCTGGACCAGCTCGGCTCCGTACCGGCCGACCAGGGCCAGGACGTCTTCGACCTGTCCACCCGGGTCAAGGGCCAGCTGCGGCGGCTCGAGACGCTCGGCAAGCCGGTCGTCGCCGCCATCAACGGCTCCGCGCTCGGCGGTGGACTGGAGCTGGCGCTGTCCTGCCACCGGCGGATCGCGCTGAACAACCCGAAGACCGAGATCGGCCTGCCCGAGGTCACCCTCGGACTCCTCCCGGCCGGTGGCGGCGTCGTCCGTACCGTCCGGTTGCTCGGTCTTGTCAATGCTCTGACCCAGGTGTTGCTCCAGGGCACCCGGCACCGGATCGCTGCGGCGCTCAAATTGGGCCTCGTCGACCAGGTCGTGGACACCCCGGACGAGCTGATCGCCGCGGCCCGCGAGTGGATCGCCGCCAACCCGGCCGCCGCCCAGCCGTGGGACACCAAGGGCTACAAGATCCCCGGCGGCACCCCGTCCACCCCGGCGCTCGCCTCGATGCTGCCCGCCTTCCCGGCGAACCTGCGCAAGCAGCTCAAGGGCGCGTTCTACCCGGCGCCGCGCAACATCCTGTCGGCCGCCGTCGAGGGCGCCCAGGTCGATGTGGACACCGCGTTCGTCATCGAGACCCGCTACTTCGTCGAGCTGGTCACCGGCCCGGTCGCCAAGAACATGATCAAGGCGTTCTTCTTCGACCTGAACGAGGTCAGCCAGCGCGACATCGGCGAGGTGCCGCCGATCACCAAGGTGGCCGTCCTCGGCGCCGGCATGATGGGCGCCGCCATCGCGTACGTCTGCGCCCGCGCCGGCCTGCCGGTGGTCCTGCGCGACGTCTCCCTCGACGGCGCCGTCCGCGGCAAGGGCTACGCCGAGAAGATCGTCGCCAAGGACGTCGGCCGCGGCCGGATCAGCGAGGACAAGGGCCGCGCCCTGCTCGGCCTGATCACCGCCACCGACCAGGTGGCCGACCTGGCCGGCGCCGACCTGGTGATCGAGGCCGTCTTCGAGGACCCGGCCCTCAAGCACAAGGTCTTCGCCGAGATCGAGGGCATCGTGGCGCCCGACGCGCTGCTCTGCTCCAACACCTCCACGCTGCCGATCACCGCGCTCGCCGACGGCGTCCAGCGCCAGGCCGACTTCATCGGCCTGCACTTCTTCTCCCCGGTCGACAAGATGCCCCTGGTCGAGGTGATCAAGGGCGAGAAGACCAGCGACCTGACCGTACGCCGGGCGCTCGACGTGGTCCGCAGGCTGCGCAAGACGCCGATCGTGGTCAACGACAGCCGCGGCTTCTTCACCAGCCGGGTGATCGGCACCTTCACCAACGAGGGCATCGCGATGCTCGCCGAGGGTGTCGCGCCGGCCAGCATCGAGCAGGCCAGCAGCCAGGCCGGTTACCCGGCCCCGGTGCTCCAGCTGATGGACGAGCTGACCCTCACCCTGCCCCGCAAGATCCGCAACGAGTACCGGGCCGCCGCCTCGGCCGCCGGCCAGCAGTGGGAGGCGCACCCCGCCGACGAGGTCATCGACCGGATGATCGACGAGTTCGGGCGGCCCGGCCGCTCCGGCGGGGCCGGCTTCTACGAGTACGCCGACGGCCGGCGCACCGGGCTGTGGGCGGGCCTGTCCGCCTTCGCCAAGCCCGACGTGACCATCCCGTTCGAGGACCTCAAGGAGCGGATGCTCTTCATCGAGGCGATCGAGACGGTGAAATGCCTTGACGAGGGGGTGCTGCTGTCGGTCGCCGAGGCCAACATCGGCTCCATCTTCGGCATCGGCTACCCCGGCTGGACCGGCGGTGTGCTCCAGTACATCAACCAGTACGAGGGCGGCCTGCCCGGCTTCGTGGCCCGTGCCCGGCAGCTCGCCGAGCGCTACGGCGACCGGTTCACCCCGCCGCCGCTGCTGATCGCCAAGGCGGACGCGGGCGAGATCTTCGCCTGA
- a CDS encoding phosphotransferase produces the protein MNQDEELPGEPWTPAVEALLRHLADAGFDGAPPVEEQTLRGVRTGTVLPWPEWTRQDDTLWQVAQWLREYHEAVADFVPPDDAIWRKGGAWEPGLVIGHNDVAPYNATRAGQRLTGFVGWDFAGPVTRAADLAFTAFAWVPLNARDVGFAEGWTAFADRPRRLRMLLDAYRWQGTAADMIREVRDRISAAIHDIRRLATAGDHDCRELVHSGFDARLAMAVKELATFPG, from the coding sequence ATGAATCAGGACGAGGAGTTACCGGGCGAGCCGTGGACCCCCGCGGTCGAGGCCCTGCTGCGGCACCTGGCGGACGCCGGGTTCGACGGCGCGCCGCCGGTCGAGGAGCAGACCCTCCGGGGCGTACGCACCGGAACCGTGCTCCCCTGGCCCGAATGGACCCGCCAGGACGACACCCTCTGGCAGGTCGCCCAGTGGCTGCGCGAATACCACGAGGCCGTCGCCGACTTCGTCCCGCCCGACGACGCGATCTGGCGCAAGGGCGGCGCCTGGGAACCCGGGCTCGTCATCGGCCACAACGACGTGGCGCCCTACAACGCCACCCGGGCCGGGCAGCGCCTCACCGGCTTCGTCGGCTGGGACTTCGCCGGCCCTGTCACCCGCGCCGCCGACCTCGCCTTCACCGCCTTCGCCTGGGTGCCGCTCAACGCCCGCGACGTCGGCTTCGCCGAGGGCTGGACCGCCTTCGCCGACCGGCCCCGCCGGCTGCGCATGCTGCTCGACGCCTACCGCTGGCAGGGCACCGCCGCCGACATGATCCGCGAGGTCCGCGACCGCATCAGCGCCGCCATCCACGACATCCGCCGCCTCGCCACCGCCGGCGACCACGACTGCCGCGAACTCGTCCACTCCGGATTCGACGCCCGCCTCGCCATGGCCGTGAAGGAGCTGGCCACCTTCCCGGGGTGA
- a CDS encoding PIG-L deacetylase family protein: MLTELGTILGVWAHPDDEAYLSGGLMALARDAGSRVVCVTATRGERGTPDPHTWPPHRLAERRTTELDACLRLLGVEEHHWLGYPDGRCAEIPPSAAVDRLSTLIAEIRPDTVVSFGPDGNTGHPDHQAVARWTATAVDHAAPAHTRLLQTAVSATWADRWRTVNDRFRIFLPGYPKTRPEQALTLHLTLDEPTVDRKLRALAAQTTQTSALIAEMGPAAYAAWIAEEAFTEAAPLPHHPCPRCWWNPDEARWRCATPS, from the coding sequence ATGCTCACCGAACTCGGCACCATCCTGGGCGTCTGGGCGCACCCCGACGACGAGGCCTACCTGTCCGGCGGCCTGATGGCCCTGGCCCGCGACGCCGGCTCCCGGGTGGTCTGCGTCACCGCCACCCGCGGCGAACGCGGCACCCCCGACCCGCACACCTGGCCACCACACCGCCTGGCCGAGCGCCGCACCACCGAACTCGACGCCTGCCTGCGCCTGCTCGGCGTCGAGGAACACCACTGGCTCGGCTACCCCGACGGCCGGTGCGCCGAAATCCCGCCATCCGCGGCCGTCGACCGGCTCAGCACCCTGATCGCCGAGATCCGCCCGGACACCGTCGTCAGCTTCGGCCCCGACGGCAACACCGGCCACCCCGACCACCAGGCCGTCGCCCGCTGGACCGCCACCGCCGTCGACCACGCGGCCCCCGCACACACCCGCCTGCTCCAGACCGCGGTATCCGCCACCTGGGCCGACCGGTGGCGCACGGTCAACGACCGCTTCCGGATCTTCCTCCCCGGCTACCCCAAAACCCGGCCGGAACAGGCTTTGACCCTGCACCTCACCCTCGACGAACCCACTGTGGACCGCAAACTGCGCGCCCTGGCCGCCCAGACCACCCAGACCTCGGCCCTCATCGCCGAGATGGGCCCAGCCGCCTACGCCGCATGGATCGCCGAGGAGGCCTTCACCGAGGCGGCGCCCCTCCCCCACCATCCCTGCCCCCGCTGCTGGTGGAACCCCGACGAGGCCCGCTGGAGGTGCGCCACTCCCTCGTGA